The Lacrimispora xylanolytica genome has a segment encoding these proteins:
- a CDS encoding carbohydrate-binding protein has translation MLKKKASPKSVLLILSLITVLCSIFTFTVFPIATSAATQATYYVSPTGSDSNPGTLAAPFQTITKARDAVRIINSNMTGDIYIYLRGGNYSITSTVTFGPQDSGTNGYRIYYQAYPGETPILNGATKVTGWTQHSGNIYKAVLNRSTKLRNLYVNDQRASMTSKTVTARGGYGTYSVTAGQASWAWTSGSKSDGVQYNTSDVPAIASNKDDLEIVNGTTWNENIVCTRDVITSGSNRVLLLQQPYGAIAQTPGWGAAFSASGTHTIYNAFEFLNSPGQFYFDKTAKTLYYYIRPGENMATADVEAPAVEKLLDIAGTSTTNRVKNITFQGITFENTDYSLVNVAGSHGKSTCQAAQAFTAFYNDNWHNTKYDLVDTLPGMINVSSSDSINFIRNIVKHSGNDGISMVNDVINSNLIGNYITDITSSGITIGHPQHVYIGDGGNHAKYAPGVEGVCKNITINNNFLYNISTSHGFGGCAAITAYFVDTTKITNNHVQSTAYNGIHLGWGWRNFTDSTTCKNNTVSNNRIINTLTRLHDSGAIYTIGQMPGTNINQNYVRGIPPATSGPTYGLHNDEGTAYINENDNVLDIDPGVKYTINCEDFGEKHDLTILRTFATVNKMGVNPPNSKIDPPVVVPDNVWPLTQYTTCLNSGIQEAYRDIIPANLLSTPDYVFPASCAATAETSISIRSSGNSSNTVWFAPAGTTSFVEGSTMTKAEGTATTITAPATAGTYKLCVVNSQGVKMGESAALLRVSVTSSQIEAESFSSQSGIQTENCSEGGKNIGYIENGDYAVYNNINFGAGAASFQTRVASGASGGNIEIRLDSLTGPLVGTCSITGTGGWQTWATRTCSVSGASGTHNVYLKFTGGSGYLFNLNWFQFNK, from the coding sequence ATGTTAAAAAAGAAGGCTTCCCCAAAAAGTGTTTTATTGATTCTCTCTTTGATAACTGTTTTATGCAGCATATTCACTTTTACTGTCTTTCCGATAGCTACATCCGCTGCGACTCAGGCAACCTATTATGTTTCGCCGACAGGAAGCGACAGCAACCCAGGAACGCTTGCAGCACCCTTCCAAACAATCACAAAGGCGCGTGACGCTGTACGCATAATCAATAGCAATATGACCGGAGATATCTATATTTATTTGCGGGGCGGAAACTACAGCATCACCAGTACCGTTACTTTCGGACCACAGGATTCAGGGACAAACGGATACAGGATCTATTACCAGGCATACCCTGGTGAAACGCCTATCTTAAACGGTGCAACAAAAGTTACAGGCTGGACTCAGCATAGCGGCAATATTTATAAGGCTGTGCTCAATCGTTCGACCAAATTGAGAAACCTTTATGTGAATGACCAGAGGGCTTCAATGACCAGCAAAACCGTTACAGCCCGCGGAGGTTACGGGACTTATTCCGTAACTGCAGGACAGGCTAGTTGGGCATGGACAAGCGGCAGTAAGAGCGACGGAGTTCAGTATAATACATCGGATGTACCGGCAATTGCCAGCAACAAAGATGACCTTGAGATTGTAAACGGTACTACCTGGAATGAGAATATAGTTTGTACCAGGGATGTCATTACATCCGGCAGTAATAGAGTGCTTCTTTTGCAGCAGCCTTATGGGGCGATAGCACAGACTCCGGGGTGGGGGGCAGCTTTTAGTGCTTCCGGTACCCATACAATTTATAATGCCTTCGAATTCTTAAATTCTCCTGGACAATTTTATTTTGATAAGACGGCCAAAACGCTTTATTACTATATCCGTCCAGGTGAGAATATGGCCACTGCCGATGTAGAGGCTCCTGCTGTAGAGAAGCTGTTAGACATCGCAGGAACATCAACGACTAACAGGGTCAAGAATATCACCTTCCAGGGCATTACTTTTGAAAATACGGATTACAGCCTTGTGAATGTTGCAGGCTCACACGGTAAATCTACATGTCAGGCGGCACAGGCATTTACCGCTTTTTATAACGACAATTGGCACAACACCAAGTATGATCTTGTTGATACATTGCCTGGAATGATCAACGTAAGCAGCAGTGATTCCATCAACTTTATAAGAAATATAGTGAAGCACAGCGGCAATGATGGAATTTCCATGGTAAACGATGTTATAAATTCCAATCTTATCGGCAACTACATCACGGACATCACATCCAGTGGCATTACGATAGGGCATCCGCAGCATGTTTATATCGGAGATGGTGGAAACCATGCTAAATATGCTCCCGGAGTAGAAGGGGTTTGTAAGAATATCACCATCAACAACAATTTCCTGTACAACATAAGCACGTCTCACGGATTTGGGGGCTGTGCCGCCATCACGGCTTACTTTGTCGATACCACCAAAATAACGAATAACCATGTTCAATCAACAGCATACAATGGAATCCATTTAGGCTGGGGATGGCGTAATTTCACTGACTCCACTACCTGTAAAAACAACACAGTAAGTAATAACCGGATTATTAATACCTTAACCAGGCTTCATGACAGCGGTGCCATCTATACCATTGGACAGATGCCAGGTACGAACATTAACCAGAACTATGTCAGAGGAATTCCTCCTGCAACCTCCGGTCCGACCTATGGTTTGCATAACGATGAAGGAACTGCCTATATCAATGAAAATGACAACGTACTGGATATTGATCCGGGGGTAAAGTATACCATCAACTGTGAGGATTTTGGAGAAAAACACGATTTAACCATACTGCGGACCTTTGCCACCGTAAATAAAATGGGCGTTAATCCTCCAAACAGTAAAATTGATCCCCCGGTTGTCGTACCGGATAACGTATGGCCTTTGACACAGTACACTACCTGTTTGAATTCGGGAATCCAGGAAGCATACAGGGATATTATCCCGGCGAACTTGCTTTCAACACCGGATTATGTATTCCCAGCAAGTTGTGCTGCTACAGCCGAAACTAGCATTAGTATAAGGAGCAGCGGCAATTCTTCCAATACGGTATGGTTTGCCCCGGCCGGGACAACCAGTTTTGTCGAGGGATCTACAATGACGAAAGCGGAAGGAACTGCGACAACGATTACTGCCCCGGCCACTGCTGGTACGTACAAGTTGTGTGTAGTAAATTCACAAGGCGTGAAGATGGGTGAATCGGCGGCACTGCTCCGAGTAAGCGTAACGTCTTCACAGATTGAAGCGGAGAGTTTCAGTAGCCAATCGGGTATTCAAACGGAAAACTGCAGCGAAGGCGGAAAGAACATTGGGTATATTGAAAATGGAGATTATGCCGTATACAACAATATCAATTTCGGTGCCGGAGCTGCAAGCTTCCAGACCAGAGTAGCCAGCGGTGCCAGTGGAGGGAATATTGAGATCAGACTGGACAGTCTTACTGGTCCTTTAGTAGGAACTTGTTCTATCACCGGGACTGGCGGTTGGCAGACGTGGGCCACCAGAACCTGCAGTGTCAGCGGAGCAAGCGGGACGCATAACGTATACTTGAAATTTACCGGTGGGAGCGGCTACTTATTTAATCTAAACTGGTTCCAATTTAACAAGTGA
- a CDS encoding alpha/beta hydrolase-fold protein — protein sequence MRLKPLMNEIGRKIVPAFFTLAVLLAMPVNSMAAQALPTMPPTGYDQARNNIPHGQVNSITYQSSATNSQRKARIYLPPGYSTSKKYSVLYLLHGYGGSEGDWFTGGGAANVIMDNLIANGNIQPFIIVTPNANTSSISDSKLPDDILNSLIPYIDSHYSVYTDRLHRAIAGLSYGGPQSYNIGCTNMNKFAYVGAFSGGGPVAYPTSKLFPNPAATRQQMKLLFLCIGTNDNLSYSDGIANFCKSNSIPYTYYQIPGRGHDWTVWKPSLWNFAQMASAKGFTDYGTPRSAFTQIEGESYDNQSEIQTEAFNEDGQNIGDVENGDEAIYNDIDLSSGAAGF from the coding sequence ATGAGACTAAAACCCTTAATGAATGAAATTGGCAGGAAAATAGTACCGGCTTTTTTCACTCTTGCAGTACTTTTAGCAATGCCTGTAAATTCAATGGCGGCGCAAGCGCTCCCAACCATGCCGCCGACAGGATATGACCAGGCTAGGAACAATATTCCGCACGGGCAGGTCAACAGTATTACTTATCAATCATCCGCAACAAACAGCCAGAGGAAGGCGAGAATTTACCTGCCACCAGGATATTCAACAAGCAAAAAATACAGCGTCCTGTATTTATTGCACGGTTATGGCGGGAGTGAAGGTGATTGGTTTACAGGCGGAGGCGCAGCCAATGTCATTATGGACAACCTTATTGCCAATGGCAATATTCAGCCATTTATCATTGTAACACCAAATGCTAATACATCGTCAATATCTGATAGTAAGCTTCCGGATGATATACTAAACAGCCTTATACCATACATAGATTCACACTATTCCGTTTATACTGACCGCCTTCACAGAGCAATTGCCGGTCTCTCGTATGGTGGTCCACAATCATATAATATTGGGTGTACCAATATGAACAAATTCGCCTATGTCGGAGCTTTTTCAGGCGGTGGTCCTGTTGCCTATCCGACCAGCAAGTTGTTTCCAAATCCTGCAGCTACCCGTCAGCAGATGAAGCTATTGTTTCTTTGCATTGGAACCAATGATAATTTATCTTACAGTGACGGCATAGCTAATTTCTGTAAGAGCAATAGTATCCCTTACACCTATTATCAAATTCCAGGAAGAGGTCACGATTGGACTGTTTGGAAACCAAGTCTGTGGAATTTTGCACAAATGGCCAGCGCGAAAGGATTTACGGATTATGGCACCCCGAGATCGGCATTCACTCAGATCGAAGGAGAGAGTTACGACAACCAGTCTGAAATCCAAACCGAAGCTTTTAACGAGGACGGACAGAATATCGGAGATGTAGAGAATGGGGATGAAGCAATCTACAACGATATCGATTTGAGCAGCGGTGCGGCAGGCTTCTAG
- a CDS encoding glycoside hydrolase family 43 protein, which translates to MKKVCRVVVFLLTISLFHSTESYADNPIVQTNYTADPAPMIYNGTCYLYTTHDEDTTVNNFYTMNDWRCYSSTDMQNWTDHGSPLSYNTFSWAQGDAWAGQVINRNGKFYFYGPMTRKNAGGARVIGVAVSDSPTGPFTDPLGKPLITNNGAQDIDPTVFIDDNGQAYLYWGNGNLYYVKLNQDMISYSGGIVQVSPKPANFIEGPWFYKRNNLYYMVYAGMTGGSENISYATSNSPTGPWTSKGTLMGSKNSYTNHPGVIDYKGNSYLFYHTGILPGGGSYHRSVGLEQFKYNADGTIPNIPITQNGPNQLSNLNPYVKTEAETICWESGVETEKCSEGGMDVCNIENGDWIKVKGVDFGSGAASFEARVASATNGGNIELRLDSPTGKLVGTCAVPSTGGWQTWITKTCNVSGATGVHDLYLKFTGGSGYLFNFNWWKFTGTGVTPTPGQTSAFSQIEAESYNNQSGIQTESCSEGGEDVGYIENGDYVVYNNIDFGNGAESFKARVASAASGGNIEIRLDSLTGPLVGTCQVTGTGGWQTWADATCSVSGVSGKHDLYLKFTGGSGYLFNLNWFKFTGKSVTAGALKEDESVNEQTMP; encoded by the coding sequence ATGAAAAAAGTATGTAGAGTTGTGGTTTTCCTATTGACTATTTCCCTATTTCATTCAACAGAGTCTTATGCAGACAATCCAATCGTACAAACGAATTATACTGCGGATCCTGCCCCAATGATCTATAACGGGACTTGTTATTTGTATACCACTCATGACGAGGACACCACCGTCAATAATTTTTATACTATGAATGACTGGAGATGCTATTCATCCACCGACATGCAAAACTGGACGGATCATGGATCACCGTTGTCTTACAATACATTCAGTTGGGCGCAAGGCGATGCATGGGCTGGACAGGTTATTAATAGGAACGGAAAGTTCTATTTCTACGGTCCGATGACCCGGAAAAATGCCGGAGGCGCAAGGGTAATCGGTGTAGCGGTATCAGACAGTCCTACCGGGCCGTTCACCGATCCTCTGGGGAAACCTTTAATTACCAATAACGGGGCACAGGATATCGACCCTACCGTATTCATTGATGACAACGGACAGGCGTATCTCTATTGGGGGAATGGAAACCTCTATTATGTGAAATTGAATCAAGATATGATTTCATACTCAGGAGGTATTGTCCAAGTATCTCCGAAACCAGCAAACTTTATCGAAGGTCCGTGGTTCTACAAGCGCAATAATTTATATTACATGGTATACGCAGGTATGACTGGAGGATCCGAAAATATCTCCTATGCTACCAGCAACAGTCCTACCGGGCCATGGACCTCCAAGGGAACTTTAATGGGTTCGAAAAACAGCTATACAAATCATCCGGGAGTAATCGATTATAAAGGAAATTCCTACCTCTTTTATCATACCGGCATCTTACCGGGTGGCGGAAGCTACCATCGTTCTGTTGGCTTGGAGCAATTCAAATACAATGCGGATGGCACAATTCCCAATATTCCAATTACCCAAAATGGTCCGAACCAGCTTAGCAATCTAAACCCATATGTCAAAACGGAAGCTGAAACAATTTGCTGGGAATCCGGCGTTGAGACAGAAAAATGCAGTGAAGGCGGAATGGATGTATGCAATATCGAAAACGGGGACTGGATTAAAGTAAAAGGTGTAGATTTTGGTTCTGGTGCGGCCTCTTTTGAAGCAAGAGTAGCTTCGGCAACGAACGGTGGGAATATTGAACTCCGCCTAGACAGCCCGACAGGGAAACTGGTGGGAACTTGTGCTGTTCCAAGTACCGGAGGCTGGCAGACCTGGATAACTAAGACCTGTAATGTAAGCGGTGCAACAGGGGTACATGACCTATACCTGAAATTTACTGGAGGAAGCGGTTATCTATTTAACTTTAACTGGTGGAAGTTCACTGGCACAGGTGTAACTCCAACTCCTGGCCAGACATCGGCTTTTTCACAGATTGAAGCGGAAAGCTACAACAACCAATCTGGAATCCAAACTGAGAGCTGCAGCGAAGGAGGAGAAGATGTCGGCTATATCGAAAACGGGGATTATGTAGTTTACAACAATATCGATTTCGGCAATGGTGCAGAAAGCTTTAAGGCTAGGGTAGCCAGCGCCGCCAGTGGAGGGAATATTGAGATCAGGCTTGATAGTCTTACCGGTCCTCTAGTAGGGACTTGTCAGGTTACCGGAACCGGAGGCTGGCAGACTTGGGCTGATGCAACCTGCAGTGTTAGCGGAGTAAGTGGAAAACATGACTTATACCTAAAATTTACAGGAGGAAGCGGATACTTATTCAACCTTAACTGGTTCAAGTTTACCGGTAAAAGTGTAACCGCCGGAGCTCTCAAGGAAGATGAGAGTGTCAATGAACAGACTATGCCTTAA
- a CDS encoding winged helix-turn-helix transcriptional regulator, producing the protein MGKKSEDDYVENCPISNVQKIVRGKWTMVIVFFLSQGTLRFGELSRKIPQVTQANLTKELRTLEEYRIIHREIYKEVPPKVEYSLTELGIKFLPVLKSLEKWAIEYEKMLKQ; encoded by the coding sequence ATGGGAAAAAAGTCTGAAGATGATTATGTGGAAAATTGTCCAATATCAAATGTGCAAAAGATAGTCCGTGGAAAGTGGACCATGGTTATCGTGTTTTTCTTAAGCCAAGGTACTTTGAGATTTGGGGAACTTAGTAGGAAAATACCACAGGTAACGCAGGCAAACTTAACGAAAGAACTTAGAACGCTGGAAGAATATAGGATTATACATAGAGAAATATATAAAGAAGTTCCTCCTAAAGTGGAATATTCATTAACAGAGTTGGGCATAAAGTTTTTACCAGTGCTGAAATCCCTGGAAAAATGGGCAATCGAATATGAAAAAATGTTAAAGCAGTGA
- a CDS encoding carbohydrate-binding protein has protein sequence MGPRDQSNGLEDRTMSKYAYWDGGIIKGQDGTYHMFASRWNQSAGHNGWFGSVAVHATSSNLYGPYTDKGLCWPNDQGGKGHNVVPFQLKDGRYAILVSETRRPAEIFVSNSLDGPWSKLGSVSIASNAYSSNYTASNVYIMLRPDGRYGLIERDGVIGIADNVLGPYTIQGTNIYAKIPGCPTVNMEDPVMWYSGGLYHIIVNKWDTRKAYHITSKDGISNWKLEPGYAYDPTANFIRYSNGTVNHWNKLERPNVYMENGHVVAMTLSAIDVAKDKDLGNDSHGSKVIVIPFDGAALDSGSVPPAPDPRSAFTQIEAESYDNQSGVQTESCSEGGENVGYIENGDYAVYRNIDFGSGSASFQARVASAASGGNIEIRLDSLTGTLIGTCPVAGTGGWQTWAVARCNVSGVSGKHDLYLKFTGGSGYIFNLNWFKFGTGSNSGILSELNSDGQIDSVD, from the coding sequence GTGGGCCCTCGTGATCAATCGAATGGTTTGGAAGACAGGACCATGTCAAAGTATGCTTATTGGGATGGAGGAATCATCAAGGGGCAGGATGGCACGTATCATATGTTTGCCAGCCGGTGGAATCAATCTGCTGGTCATAACGGGTGGTTTGGTTCTGTGGCTGTTCATGCGACGAGCTCCAATCTGTATGGACCATATACGGACAAGGGTTTGTGCTGGCCCAACGATCAGGGTGGTAAAGGTCACAACGTGGTTCCGTTTCAACTGAAAGACGGGCGGTATGCTATTCTTGTGAGTGAAACCAGGCGGCCGGCGGAAATTTTTGTCTCCAATTCCCTGGATGGGCCATGGTCAAAGCTGGGTAGTGTATCGATTGCTTCCAATGCTTACTCATCCAATTATACAGCGTCGAATGTTTACATTATGCTTCGTCCGGATGGACGTTATGGGTTGATTGAAAGAGATGGGGTCATTGGTATTGCTGATAATGTCCTTGGACCTTACACCATTCAAGGAACCAATATTTATGCGAAGATTCCCGGTTGTCCGACAGTCAACATGGAAGATCCCGTTATGTGGTATAGTGGTGGACTTTATCATATTATTGTCAATAAGTGGGACACACGTAAGGCGTATCACATCACATCCAAAGATGGTATCAGCAACTGGAAATTAGAACCTGGATATGCCTATGACCCAACAGCAAATTTTATCCGCTATTCAAATGGTACGGTCAATCATTGGAATAAATTAGAACGTCCCAATGTGTATATGGAGAATGGCCATGTGGTTGCGATGACACTCTCGGCAATAGACGTTGCAAAAGACAAAGACTTGGGCAACGACAGTCATGGCAGTAAGGTTATCGTCATTCCGTTTGATGGTGCAGCATTAGATTCTGGGAGTGTACCGCCAGCTCCTGATCCAAGATCGGCCTTTACACAAATCGAAGCGGAGAGTTACGATAACCAATCGGGAGTTCAAACCGAAAGCTGTTCGGAAGGTGGGGAGAATGTCGGATATATCGAAAACGGGGATTATGCCGTTTACAGAAATATTGATTTCGGCAGTGGTTCTGCAAGCTTTCAGGCCAGAGTCGCCAGTGCTGCCAGCGGAGGGAATATTGAAATCAGGCTGGATAGTCTTACCGGGACTTTGATAGGGACTTGTCCAGTCGCCGGGACTGGGGGTTGGCAGACTTGGGCGGTTGCAAGGTGCAATGTTAGTGGGGTGAGCGGAAAGCATGACTTATATCTGAAATTTACGGGAGGAAGCGGATACATATTCAACTTAAACTGGTTCAAATTTGGTACAGGAAGTAATTCAGGAATCTTGAGTGAATTAAATTCCGATGGGCAAATAGACTCCGTTGATTAA
- a CDS encoding sialate O-acetylesterase, whose product MESKILMKEISRKLRRTFSVFAVLLAVLLARPVCSVAAETLPTLPPSGFDQVKSNIPHGQVSYITYQSTATNSQRRARIYLPPGYSTNNKYSVMYLLHGIGGNEDEWYNNGAPNVILDNLIAAGKIQPFILVLPNGNATGNGVRDGWENFTNDLMNSLVPYIESHYSVYTDAQHRAIAGLSQGGAQSLNIGLPNVDKFPYIGGFSSSPITKQVNQLFPDGGTKVRANSKLLFLSCGTSDGLISNNNRVRDYCKSNNIRYTEWLLPGRGHDWSVWKPSLWNFAQMACAAGFTDQTTPNPNPISAFTQIEAESFQNQQGIQTENCTEGGQNIGYIENGDYAVYSNIDFGNGAASFQARVASASSGGNIEIRLDSITGTLIGTCPVAGTGGWQTWTNVKCNVSGVSGKHDVYLKFTGGSGYLFNLNWFKFNTLYSMEIQGVENEQNLISTPAQALVQTTTPTPNGGKFHCFLLLGQSNMAGYALAQSSDKVEDPRVLVLGYDNNAALGRVTNKWDVASPPLHASWLNAIGPGDWFGKTMIQKVPSGDTIGLIPCAISGERIETFMKSGGTKYNWILNRARIAQQNGGVIDGIIFHQGESNSGDPSWPGKVKTLVEDLRKDLNLGNAPFIAGELLYSGPCAGHNTLVNKLPSMITNCSVVSAKGLVVDPGDTQYRLHFSHDSSVTLGKRYAEKMIQALGW is encoded by the coding sequence ATGGAATCAAAAATCTTAATGAAAGAAATAAGCAGGAAATTGAGACGAACATTTTCCGTATTCGCTGTACTTCTTGCTGTACTTCTTGCAAGACCTGTATGTTCAGTAGCGGCGGAAACGCTCCCAACCCTTCCGCCGTCAGGCTTTGACCAAGTCAAGAGCAACATTCCACACGGTCAGGTCAGTTACATTACTTATCAGTCCACGGCGACAAACAGCCAGCGGAGGGCGAGAATTTACCTGCCCCCAGGGTATTCAACAAACAACAAATACAGCGTCATGTATTTATTGCATGGCATTGGTGGGAATGAAGACGAGTGGTACAACAACGGCGCACCGAATGTCATCCTTGACAATCTCATTGCTGCCGGTAAAATTCAACCCTTTATCCTTGTATTACCAAACGGAAATGCAACGGGAAATGGAGTAAGGGATGGTTGGGAGAATTTTACAAATGATTTAATGAATTCTCTTGTACCCTATATCGAATCACACTATTCCGTTTATACGGATGCCCAACACCGGGCGATTGCCGGCCTTTCACAGGGTGGTGCCCAATCGCTGAATATCGGGTTGCCCAACGTGGATAAATTCCCCTATATCGGTGGCTTTTCCTCCTCGCCCATCACCAAACAGGTTAACCAGCTGTTTCCTGACGGCGGGACTAAGGTTAGGGCGAATTCAAAACTGCTGTTTCTTTCCTGCGGAACCTCAGATGGACTTATATCCAATAACAATAGGGTAAGAGATTATTGCAAGTCCAATAATATTCGATACACGGAATGGCTTCTCCCGGGTAGGGGCCATGATTGGAGCGTGTGGAAGCCAAGTCTGTGGAATTTTGCCCAGATGGCGTGCGCAGCAGGTTTTACGGATCAGACCACCCCAAACCCTAACCCGATATCTGCCTTTACACAGATTGAAGCGGAAAGTTTCCAAAACCAGCAGGGAATCCAAACCGAAAACTGTACCGAAGGTGGACAGAATATCGGGTATATTGAGAATGGGGATTATGCTGTTTACAGCAATATCGATTTTGGCAACGGTGCGGCAAGCTTCCAGGCCAGAGTAGCCAGCGCCTCCAGTGGTGGTAATATTGAGATCAGGCTGGATAGTATTACCGGTACTTTGATCGGGACTTGTCCGGTTGCCGGAACCGGTGGTTGGCAGACCTGGACCAATGTAAAGTGCAATGTCAGTGGGGTAAGCGGAAAACATGATGTTTATCTGAAATTTACAGGCGGAAGTGGATACCTATTCAACCTCAACTGGTTTAAGTTTAATACGTTATACAGCATGGAAATTCAAGGGGTTGAAAACGAACAAAATCTCATCTCTACGCCTGCACAGGCACTCGTACAGACAACAACTCCAACACCAAATGGTGGTAAATTCCACTGTTTTCTATTATTAGGTCAATCCAATATGGCAGGTTATGCTTTGGCACAATCTTCTGATAAAGTAGAAGACCCTCGCGTGCTTGTATTGGGGTATGATAATAATGCTGCACTCGGACGGGTAACCAATAAGTGGGATGTGGCATCTCCACCTCTTCATGCTTCCTGGCTTAATGCTATCGGCCCTGGAGATTGGTTTGGCAAGACCATGATTCAGAAAGTCCCGTCGGGTGATACGATCGGACTGATACCATGTGCGATTAGCGGTGAAAGGATCGAGACATTTATGAAATCGGGAGGCACCAAATATAATTGGATTCTCAACCGTGCAAGGATTGCACAGCAAAATGGTGGCGTCATTGATGGTATCATTTTTCACCAGGGCGAATCCAACAGTGGCGATCCGAGTTGGCCCGGCAAGGTAAAAACACTGGTGGAAGACCTTAGAAAAGATTTAAACTTGGGGAATGCTCCTTTTATCGCTGGCGAACTGCTTTACAGCGGTCCTTGTGCAGGTCACAATACGTTGGTAAACAAACTGCCTTCCATGATTACAAATTGCTCGGTAGTCTCTGCAAAAGGTCTGGTAGTAGACCCTGGCGATACACAATACCGTCTCCATTTTAGTCATGATTCATCGGTTACCCTGGGCAAACGATATGCTGAAAAAATGATTCAAGCCCTCGGCTGGTGA
- a CDS encoding DsbA family protein, with protein MKIEIWSDIACPFCYIGKQRLEIALERFEHKEDVKISFRSFQLDPYAKKNTGMDIHQVSSSKHGIPYEKSKAMEQSARTASERNWTGLSF; from the coding sequence ATGAAAATAGAAATTTGGTCTGACATTGCGTGTCCATTTTGTTATATTGGCAAGCAACGCCTGGAAATAGCATTGGAGCGGTTTGAGCATAAGGAGGATGTTAAAATATCTTTCCGTAGTTTTCAATTAGACCCTTATGCGAAAAAGAATACCGGCATGGATATTCATCAGGTATCATCTTCCAAGCATGGAATACCATATGAAAAAAGCAAAGCAATGGAACAATCAGCTCGCACAGCAAGCGAGAGAAATTGGACTGGATTATCATTTTGA
- a CDS encoding DsbA family oxidoreductase, which produces MKKAKQWNNQLAQQAREIGLDYHFDTLIPTNSYDAIRLSYFAEEKGKMKEMMERLMKAYLVDSLDIGDHATLAGLAGEIGLNEKEALDALAGDWYSENIARDRADGLKIGIQGVPFFIVNDKYTITGAQPSETFLEILQKVWKEDYDNAMTKENKSEPSSDEYCSDGTCKLG; this is translated from the coding sequence ATGAAAAAAGCAAAGCAATGGAACAATCAGCTCGCACAGCAAGCGAGAGAAATTGGACTGGATTATCATTTTGATACATTAATACCCACCAATTCCTACGATGCAATCCGCCTTTCATATTTTGCAGAAGAGAAAGGCAAAATGAAAGAAATGATGGAACGCCTTATGAAGGCATATCTGGTAGATTCGCTGGATATTGGTGATCATGCCACGCTTGCTGGATTGGCAGGTGAAATAGGACTTAATGAGAAAGAGGCTTTGGACGCTTTAGCAGGCGATTGGTATAGTGAAAATATTGCAAGAGATAGGGCAGATGGATTAAAAATCGGTATTCAGGGTGTTCCCTTTTTCATTGTAAATGACAAATATACCATCACTGGAGCACAACCTAGTGAAACTTTTTTAGAGATACTACAAAAGGTATGGAAAGAAGACTATGACAATGCTATGACCAAAGAGAATAAATCTGAACCATCGTCCGATGAGTATTGCTCTGATGGAACATGCAAATTAGGTTAA